Proteins encoded by one window of Microplitis mediator isolate UGA2020A chromosome 1, iyMicMedi2.1, whole genome shotgun sequence:
- the LOC130673432 gene encoding uncharacterized protein LOC130673432, with protein METAKMRWYYRSSSYSSLIWKYMILDNELRSLFHVGHDCGFITIITVILTIVIFIYAIMSTKVFKSNKTLCQVLQNEAAEKLPRKRSILNVRPAYNCIHKHLQQTDVFQDKAKRTVSKFIIYFFKNKLEKTRQNRVLTSEIIIQI; from the exons atggAGACTGCGAAAATGCGTTGGTATTATCGTTCTTCAAGTTATAGCTCACTT ATATGGAAGTACATGATTTTAGATAACGAGTTACGTTCTCTGTTTCATGTTGGTCATGATTGCggatttattacaattataactgttattttaacgattgttatttttatatatgcaattatg AGTACAAAAGTCTTCAAGTCAAACAAGACACTGTGTCAAGTATTGCAGAACGAGGCGGCCGAG AAACTACCAAGGAAGCGGAGTATTTTGAATGTGAGACCGGCATACAATTGTATTCACAAACAC cTGCAGCAAACTGATGTCTTTCAAGACAAAGCAAAACGTACGgtgagtaaatttataatttatttttttaaaaataaattggagAAAACCCGACAAAATAGAGTACTTACTtctgaaataataattcagaTCTAA